The Magnolia sinica isolate HGM2019 chromosome 10, MsV1, whole genome shotgun sequence genome includes a window with the following:
- the LOC131217678 gene encoding pentatricopeptide repeat-containing protein At4g31070, mitochondrial — MQKIPIRCFTGTAAPSLSSTSAKIKHLVSNGLFEEALRFYKHLHSSGIHGNPSYLPSLLKASSSAQFLPFGFQLHCILLKTGHSVDSVTANSLLSMYSKCSLVNSACRVFDTMPMRDSVAWNSMIMCYTRNGYFSESVETFKEMLYLGLGPHPELIGSVVSACGWMGNLSLGREIHARIVCTGMFEISVLLATALVDMYSRCHDVHTALEVFKRMLERNVVSWTVLIAGCVVNGSYEMSLNAFCAMQVENVKPNRVTLITVLPSCAELGALKCGKEIHGYAFRHGFETEPHVDAALIDMYSKSGASRKASFIFERAARRDVVVWSSIIGSYSRSGDSVLAMNLFHQMRMEGIEPNSITILAVLVACIGLSSVSHGQGIHGYVVKSGLDSDVFVGNSLIDMYSKCGCLNASHQVFEEMPVRDPVSWSAMISSYGLHGFGTDALQLFHEMQEEGIKPDQIMLLAVLSACNHAGLVNEGQKLFDHFIRDQGISLSVEHYACYIDLLGRSGKVEDACEVVSCMPMKASPSIWGCLVSACRVHGKFEVALKLARQLIDSEPENAANYTLLSMIYAESGNWAGVEEVRRVMRERGLKKSSGYSRIQIK; from the coding sequence ATGCAAAAAATACCTATAAGATGCTTCACAGGAACTGCAGCCCCTTCCCTTTCATCCACAAGCGCAAAAATCAAACACCTGGTTTCCAATGGCCTCTTTGAAGAGGCCCTCAGATTCTACAAACACCTCCACTCTTCTGGAATCCATGGTAACCCCTCCTACCTTCCTTCCCTCCTCAAAGCATCCTCTTCTGCTCAATTCCTGCCTTTCGGCTTCCAACTCCATTGCATCCTCCTCAAAACTGGTCACTCGGTTGATTCCGTGACGGCGAATTCCCTCCTTTCCATGTATTCAAAATGTTCTCTCGTCAATTCGGCATGCCGGGTATTCGATACAATGCCTATGAGAGACTCGGTAGCATGGAATTCAATGATCATGTGCTATACGCGAAATGGGTATTTTTCCGAATCAGTTGAGACGTTCAAGGAAATGCTTTACTTGGGTTTGGGGCCACATCCCGAGCTGATTGGGAGCGTTGTATCGGCTTGTGGCTGGATGGGCAATTTGAGCTTGGGAAGGGAAATCCATGCTCGCATTGTCTGTACTGGAATGTTCGAGATTTCTGTGCTTCTGGCAACTGCTCTTGTTGACATGTACTCCAGGTGTCATGATGTGCACACTGCTTTGGAAGTATTCAAGAGGATGCTGGAGAGAAATGTGGTTTCTTGGACTGTGCTGATTGCAGGGTGTGTGGTGAATGGGAGTTATGAAATGTCACTTAATGCCTTTTGCGCAATGCAGGTCGAGAATGTTAAACCAAACAGGGTAACTTTAATTACAGTTTTGCCATCCTGTGCTGAGTTGGGAGCTTTGAAATGTGGGAAAGAAATTCACGGGTATGCCTTCCGCCATGGGTTTGAGACGGAACCTCATGTGGATGCAGCTTTGATAGACATGTATAGCAAATCAGGAGCATCAAGAAAGGCTTCGTTTATTTTTGAACGAGCTGCTAGAAGAGATGTTGTCGTGTGGAGTTCAATCATTGGAAGCTATTCTCGGAGTGGAGATAGCGTCCTTGCCATGAATCTTTTCCATCAGATGCGGATGGAGGGCATAGAACCAAACTCTATAACTATACTCGCGGTTCTTGTGGCTTGCATTGGCCTATCATCGGTAAGTCACGGGCAAGGAATCCATGGCTATGTTGTAAAGTCTGGCTTGGATTCAGATGTCTTTGTTGGCAATTCTCTTATAGATATGTATTCAAAATGTGGATGCCTCAATGCTTCACATCAAGTCTTTGAAGAGATGCCTGTGAGAGATCCTGTGTCATGGAGTGCTATGATCTCCAGCTATGGCCTTCATGGTTTTGGCACTGACGCGTTGCAACTCTTCCATGAGatgcaagaagaaggaattaAGCCCGATCAGATTATGTTGCTTGCTGTTTTATCAGCATGCAACCATGCTGGCCTTGTCAACGAAGGGCAGAAACTCTTTGACCATTTCATTCGAGATCAAGGCATTAGCCTGAGTGTGGAGCACTACGCCTGTTACATTGATCTTCTTGGGCGTTCTGGCAAGGTTGAAGATGCCTGTGAGGTCGTAAGCTGTATGCCCATGAAAGCAAGCCCGAGCATTTGGGGTTGTTTGGTTTCTGCCTGCAGGGTCCACGGCAAATTTGAGGTGGCGTTGAAGCTGGCACGTCAGCTTATTGATTCAGAACCAGAGAATGCAGCAAACTATACGTTGCTTTCGATGATATATGCAGAGAGTGGTAACTGGGCTGGTGTGGAGGAGGTAAGGAGAGTAATGAGAGAAAGAGGACTAAAGAAGAGCTCTGGATACAGTCGAATTCAGATCAAGTAG
- the LOC131257595 gene encoding heavy metal-associated isoprenylated plant protein 45-like isoform X2 — protein MEVVELKVRLHCKACEKSVRKALCKLKGVTCVEMDVMMNKITVLGYIDRKAVVKAVRKTGRRAEAWASCGQDPSDFVGDFPKKPFKSSSRNFESWVRVLKNRGIKLLEGKGFNPVGGPTFY, from the exons ATGGAG GTGGTGGAGTTGAAGGTACGGCTACATTGCAAGGCCTGTGAGAAGTCCGTACGTAAGGCGTTGTGCAAGCTCAAAG GGGTTACTTGCGTGGAGATGGATGTAATGATGAACAAGATAACGGTCTTGGGTTACATTGATAGGAAGGCGGTTGTAAAAGCTGTCCGAAAGACGGGCCGTCGAGCAGAGGCATGGGCATCTTGTGGTCAGGACCCAAGTGATTTTGTTGGTGATTTTCCTAAAAAACCTTTCAAGAGCAGTTCCAGGAATTTTGAATCATGGGTGAGGGTTCTTAAAAACCGTGGAATAAAACTATTGGAAGGGAAAGGGTTCAATCCTGTTGGTGGTCCCACGTTCTACTAA
- the LOC131257595 gene encoding heavy metal-associated isoprenylated plant protein 45-like isoform X1, translated as MEVVELKVRLHCKACEKSVRKALCKLKAGVTCVEMDVMMNKITVLGYIDRKAVVKAVRKTGRRAEAWASCGQDPSDFVGDFPKKPFKSSSRNFESWVRVLKNRGIKLLEGKGFNPVGGPTFY; from the exons ATGGAG GTGGTGGAGTTGAAGGTACGGCTACATTGCAAGGCCTGTGAGAAGTCCGTACGTAAGGCGTTGTGCAAGCTCAAAG CAGGGGTTACTTGCGTGGAGATGGATGTAATGATGAACAAGATAACGGTCTTGGGTTACATTGATAGGAAGGCGGTTGTAAAAGCTGTCCGAAAGACGGGCCGTCGAGCAGAGGCATGGGCATCTTGTGGTCAGGACCCAAGTGATTTTGTTGGTGATTTTCCTAAAAAACCTTTCAAGAGCAGTTCCAGGAATTTTGAATCATGGGTGAGGGTTCTTAAAAACCGTGGAATAAAACTATTGGAAGGGAAAGGGTTCAATCCTGTTGGTGGTCCCACGTTCTACTAA